In Streptomyces sp. NBC_00448, the following are encoded in one genomic region:
- the pcaDC gene encoding bifunctional 3-oxoadipate enol-lactonase/4-carboxymuconolactone decarboxylase PcaDC, translated as MSDVTDETADRLGTYAGAATYTPYGGRVGGLTDDDGGTAQDADDERDDLQPPLQYRFDGPDDAPVLVLGPALGSTWHMWDRQLPQLTAHWRVLRYELPGHGGAPAEPASTVDNLARRLLAVLDDEEVDSFGYAGCELGGAVGARLALLRPDRLAALALVSAAARFGSADTWRQRGVVVRANGLDRTAANTPERWFTGPFRTTQPAITQWAVQMVKTTDSACYIAACEALAGFDIRDQLGSITVPTLVVAGADDTETPPADARLLVAGIPDARLAVVPGTGHLAPVEEPAAVGTLLVRHFETAWAADRTSGTIPYAPAPPPVQPRVPAPAAAPPGPDAYAEGMRIRREMIGEAEVDAAVARAKTFGSGFDTFATRWAWGETWTRPGLDRRTRNFVALTALTVLGQLEELADHTRAALRGGLTPTEIEETLMQTSVYCGLPAARAAVDRARSVIEQETSTGKG; from the coding sequence ATGAGCGACGTGACCGACGAGACCGCCGACCGGCTCGGCACGTACGCCGGCGCGGCCACGTACACCCCGTACGGCGGCCGGGTCGGCGGCCTGACCGATGACGACGGTGGCACTGCCCAGGACGCGGACGACGAACGCGACGACCTGCAACCCCCGTTGCAGTACCGCTTCGACGGCCCCGACGACGCCCCCGTGCTGGTCCTCGGACCCGCGCTCGGCTCGACCTGGCACATGTGGGACCGGCAACTGCCGCAACTCACCGCGCACTGGCGGGTCCTGCGGTACGAACTGCCCGGGCACGGCGGCGCGCCCGCCGAGCCCGCCTCGACCGTGGACAACCTCGCCCGGCGGCTGCTGGCCGTCCTCGACGACGAGGAGGTCGACAGCTTCGGGTACGCCGGCTGCGAGCTGGGCGGGGCGGTGGGGGCCCGGCTGGCCCTGCTGCGGCCCGACCGGCTGGCCGCGCTCGCCCTGGTGTCGGCCGCGGCCCGGTTCGGCAGCGCGGACACCTGGCGGCAGCGCGGCGTGGTGGTCCGCGCCAACGGCCTGGACCGCACCGCCGCCAACACCCCCGAACGCTGGTTCACCGGGCCGTTCCGGACCACCCAGCCGGCGATCACCCAGTGGGCCGTGCAGATGGTGAAGACCACCGACAGCGCCTGCTACATCGCCGCCTGCGAGGCGCTCGCCGGGTTCGACATCCGCGACCAGCTCGGCAGCATCACCGTGCCCACGCTGGTGGTGGCCGGCGCCGACGACACCGAGACGCCGCCGGCCGACGCCCGGCTGCTGGTCGCGGGCATCCCCGACGCGCGGCTCGCCGTCGTGCCCGGCACCGGGCACCTCGCGCCCGTCGAGGAACCCGCCGCCGTCGGCACCCTCCTGGTACGGCACTTCGAGACCGCGTGGGCGGCCGACCGCACGTCCGGCACGATCCCGTACGCGCCCGCGCCGCCGCCGGTGCAGCCGCGCGTCCCCGCGCCCGCCGCCGCGCCGCCCGGGCCCGACGCGTACGCCGAGGGCATGCGCATCCGCCGGGAGATGATCGGCGAGGCCGAGGTCGACGCGGCGGTCGCCCGGGCGAAGACGTTCGGGAGCGGGTTCGACACGTTCGCCACCCGCTGGGCGTGGGGCGAGACGTGGACCCGCCCCGGGCTCGACCGCCGCACCCGGAACTTCGTCGCCCTCACCGCGCTCACGGTGCTCGGCCAGCTGGAGGAGCTCGCGGACCACACCCGGGCGGCTCTCCGGGGCGGGCTGACCCCCACCGAGATAGAGGAGACCCTGATGCAGACGTCCGTCTACTGCGGGTTGCCCGCGGCGCGGGCGGCCGTGGACAGGGCTCGCTCGGTGATCGAGCAGGAGACTTCCACGGGCAAGGGGTGA